One Lucilia cuprina isolate Lc7/37 chromosome 4, ASM2204524v1, whole genome shotgun sequence DNA segment encodes these proteins:
- the LOC124419836 gene encoding uncharacterized protein LOC124419836, producing the protein MMFNGNLYSFYLYVLLVVLLPILVVLKDDNGNNTFISNSIPIHSRLDLQSVKNDQMSLKDVNDFMVEDDNRKYTLAETLRRTFNEFEELFENIVDIIAKNVPKIARDAEIFLAKLSNRTMDALNIFSNKILNEGDDLLNEMFYNIERQLDSVRNEFQNLAISVDEHFNWAVTQLNQTLINNTEEYDWWTANIKQKLRSVNDTKLYQEGCRAIDEFLNKSTKELHNCCKITMKPMRSLCKSASSLITEALHTIVDAIDRMQTCLEDKRSYLDYMLPCIHLAYDEISSLVSRAAQITHQVNNMLPMKIIYTRSCFAIVMVDMNVRRNSIESGLFSN; encoded by the coding sequence ATGATGTTTAACGGAAATctgtattcattttatttatacgtATTGTTAGTAGTTCTGTTACCAATACTTGTAGTCCTTAAGGATGACAATGgaaataatacatttatatcTAATTCAATACCCATACATTCTCGATTGGATTTACAGAGCGTTAAAAACGATCAAATGAGTTTGAAAGATGTAAACGATTTCATGGTAGAAGATGATAATCGAAAGTATACACTGGCAGAAACATTACGAAGAACCTTCAATGAATTTgaagaattatttgaaaatattgtagATATTATTGCTAAAAATGTGCCGAAAATAGCTCGAGATGCTGAAATCTTTCTAGCCAAATTATCGAATCGAACGATGGACGCtttgaatatttttagtaataaaattcttaaCGAGGGCGATGATCTTCTCAacgaaatgttttataatattgaacgtcAGTTGGATTCTGTAAGGAATGAATTTCAGAATTTAGCCATCAGTGTCGATGAACACTTCAATTGGGCTGTTACACAACTCAATCAGACACTAATAAATAATACCGAAGAATATGATTGGTGGACagcaaatataaaacaaaaattacgcTCTGTAAATGATACGAAGCTGTACCAAGAGGGCTGCAGAGCCATTGATGAATTCTTAAACAAAAGTACAAAAGAATTGCACAATTGTTGTAAAATTACCATGAAACCAATGCGATCATTATGTAAATCTGCCAGCTCCTTAATCACTGAAGCCTTGCATACAATAGTGGATGCGATTGACAGAATGCAAACTTGTCTAGAGGACAAGAGATCATATTTGGATTATATGTTGCCTTGCATACATTTGGCTTACGATGAAATAAGTAGCTTAGTTTCCCGAGCGGCTCAAATAACACATCAAGTAAATAACATGCTtccaatgaaaattatttatactcGAAGCTGTTTTGCTATTGTTATGGTTGATATGAATGTTCGACGTAACAGCATAGAGTCTGGCTTATTTTCCAATTAA
- the LOC111683001 gene encoding uncharacterized protein LOC111683001: MIFQKYNFHIVVFVAFILQTNGDINSSSAIRPTILLGAPAHVISGEHISLDFYAAVELSDGAKNDLHELLYNFLENLQRNLSTSSILNTVVAKPIDIEISRYQLGKLNDLADFFQHSSNTAGQFAQKAEHFFETSKNESHSLLLKLRQLPSAQRFLPTAVKMRLTDYFAEMEFFHVMFSEIIDEALEYIVDTLRSIQRTFLRYADIQRDTLRTWNFKSDEWCCNTYLDFLQQWSAHIFKCAASSNLHVAYDVYATTETSTKYIMRQLEFRIQRLYNCFIFGNYELRCQFLRKPEIDFEKLFAKLDELQQYFDIKIKGGRVTDDRSGRSRRQQDETKNIYDKCIPYGFPDIQMTTSLKTCFYFPNSNKV; encoded by the coding sequence atgatttttcaaaaatataattttcatatagttGTGTTTGTCgcttttattttacaaaccaATGGAGACATAAATTCTTCAAGCGCTATAAGGCCAACCATACTTTTAGGGGCTCCAGCCCATGTTATAAGTGGTGAACATATTTCATTGGACTTTTATGCAGCTGTAGAATTAAGTGATGGTGCAAAAAATGATTTGCATgaattactttataattttctagAGAATTTGCAGAGAAACCTTTCTACGTCATCAATTCTCAATACGGTGGTGGCCAAACCAATAGACATTGAAATCAGTAGATATCAACTAGGAAAACTTAATGATCTGGCTGATTTCTTTCAACATTCATCGAATACTGCGGGACAATTTGCACAAAAAGctgaacatttttttgaaacttcTAAGAATGAGAGTCATTCGTTGCTGCTTAAATTACGACAATTGCCATCGGCACAACGTTTTCTGCCTACTGCTGTGAAAATGCGATTAACAGATTATTTCGCTGAAATGGAGTTTTTTCACGTTATGTTTTCAGAAATTATCGATGAGGCTCTTGAATACATTGTGGATACTTTACGATCAATTCAAAGAACATTTTTACGCTACGCCGATATTCAGAGGGATACATTACGCACCTGGAATTTCAAATCTGACGAATGGTGCTGTAATACCTACTTGGATTTTTTGCAACAATGGTCGGCACACATTTTCAAGTGTGCTGCCAGTAGTAATCTCCATGTTGCATACGATGTTTATGCCACTACTGAAACATCCACCAAATATATTATGCGTCAACTGGAGTTTCGTATACAACGTTTATACAATTGTTTCATTTTTGGCAACTACGAATTGAGATGCCAATTTCTACGCAAACCAgaaattgattttgaaaaacttttcgcTAAACTTGACGAATTGCAACaatatttcgatataaaaataaagGGAGGACGTGTTACAGATGATCGTTCTGGTCGAAGTCGACGTCAGCAGGATGAAACTAAGAACATCTACGACAAATGCATACCATATGGATTTCCAGATATCCAAATGACAACTagtttaaaaacatgtttttattttccaaattcaaataaagtttaa